The Populus nigra chromosome 19, ddPopNigr1.1, whole genome shotgun sequence genome includes a window with the following:
- the LOC133679549 gene encoding chaperonin-like RbcX protein 2, chloroplastic, whose translation MVGALSMVDPHTSPCLCLDALPTTNIGLKSSGDVVLQRSSMKRKQLTRPGSLELGSSFVDSWHDWRLSSKAISGTVSKSSRKQRKDRRLVVVNELGGQYEDSFEDVKMQLINYFTYKAVRTVLHQLYEMNPTQYTWFYNFVAQNKPGDGKRFIRSLGKEKQDLAERVMVTRLHLYGKWVKKCDHAEIYKEISDENLELMRERLMEIVKWPSDDTNTEKTG comes from the exons ATGGTGGGAGCTTTATCCATGGTGGACCCACACACTAGTCCATGTTTGTGCTTGGATGCGCTGCCTACAACTAATATTGGTCTTAAGAGTAGTGGAGACGTGGTTTTGCAGAGGAGTTCAATGAAGAGAAAGCAGTTAACAAGGCCAGGATCATTGGAGTTGGGGAGTTCTTTTGTGGACTCATGGCATGATTGGAGGCTCTCATCGAAAGCTATTTCAGGAACTGTTAGTAAGAGCTCAAGGAAACAGAGAAAGGATCGGAGACTAGTGGTTGTCAACGAGTTGGGAGGGCAATATGAGGATAGTTTTGAGGATGTTAAAATG CAATTAATCAACTATTTCACATACAAAGCAGTAAGGACTGTACTTCACCAGCTCTACGAGATGAATCCAACACAATATACATGGTTTTATAA TTTTGTTGCACAAAATAAGCCTGGAGATGGCAAGCGTTTCATTCGCTCTCTTGGGAAG GAGAAGCAGGACCTTGCTGAAAGAGTGATGGTCACACGCCTTCACTTGTATGGGAAATGGGTTAAG AAATGCGATCACGCTGAGATATATAAAGAAATCTCTGATGAGAACTTGGAGTTGATGCGTGAACGGCTCATGGAGATTGTGAAATGGCCATCAGATGATACAAACACGGAGAAGACTGGCTGA
- the LOC133679411 gene encoding uncharacterized protein LOC133679411, which produces MFYRGYPDGREMGAKRQRIADKGPSFYANSPGSSSMYNAPPNGYASQPPHFPVVRLRGLPFDCTETDVAEFFHGLDIVDVLFVHKGGKFSGEAFCVLGYPLQVDFALQKNRQNMGRRYVEVFRSKRQDYYKTIANEVSESRGSPRRNIPRAKSYDEGKDSAEHTGVLRLRGLPFSASKDDIMEFFKDFVLSDDSIHITMNSEGRPTGEAFVEFANAEDSKAAMAKDRMTLGSRYIELFPSSVEESDEAVSRGR; this is translated from the exons ATGTTCTATCGAGG ATATCCTGATGGACGTGAAATGGGTGCAAAACGTCAGCGAATAGCTGACAAGGGTCCTTCATTCTATGCAAACTCCCCTGGTTCAAGTTCTATGTACAATGCACCTCCCAATGGATATGCGAGCCAGCCACCTCATTTCCCTGTTGTCCGCCTCCGTGGTCTTCCTTTTGATTGCACAGAAACTGATGTGGCTGAGTTCTTCCATGGTCTGGACATAGTTGATGTTCTTTTTGTTCACAAGGGTGGCAAGTTCAGTGGTGAAGCTTTTTGTGTTTTGGGGTATCCTCTTCAAGTTGATTTTGCACTTCAAAAGAACAGGCAGAACATGGGCAGGAGATACGTTGAGGTTTTCCGAAGTAAGAGGCAGGATTATTACAAGACAATAGCGAATGAAGTGTCAGAATCTCGTGGCTCACCACGACGAAATATCCCTAGGGCTAAATCGTATGACGAGGGAAAGGACTCAGCTGAACATACAGGAGTATTACGATTGAGGGGACTgccattttcagctagcaaggaTGACATAATGGAATTCTtcaaagattttgttttatcaGATGATTCGATCCATATTACAATGAATTCAGAGGGTAGGCCAACAGGGGAAGCCTTTGTGGAGTTTGCAAATGCTGAAGATTCTAAGGCAGCGATGGCCAAGGATAGGATGACTCTTGGGAGTCGTTATATAGAGCTGTTTCCCTCGTCAGTGGAGGAGTCGGATGAAGCAGTTTCAAGAGGCCGATGA